In a single window of the Anaerotruncus rubiinfantis genome:
- a CDS encoding SLC13 family permease, whose product MIKKFLQKRPLGLLLGLATAAVLLIAPLPIAEDGRICLAISLCVIVWWGFEVMPVGLSSCALLMGYSLFLNSETVQPQLIFKFWTMPMAYMVLSGFLIAGAIKHSGIGRRLALIFISKFVKNYDQIIFACYILSYLLSLIIPQSFARAFLIMSVMSFIIEKTDMEKKYAINIGLAVFAAQNGAGLLFMTGDSSINMLLLNLIPEAVRPGWLDWLWIMLVPALLLGVLTCGMQMLLVRGPKNLCIDVQLARRELETMGPLSIKEKKTLFWLAVAVILWMTDSIHHVDVGWVSLAVAVLMAMPVIGDVIEQRDIAEINLGTLLFLNASMAIGMVGGATGMNQFLADLLCPKEISGGVMGLMLVVVLVCFGLHFLLGSVTAVITLALPALFIVAEPMGVGIVPVAFAVYLATIGQWFFPYQNISLTIGMGENAGMYSVKEVAKLGFAFTIPAAAVVLISAAWWMIIGIV is encoded by the coding sequence GTGATAAAAAAATTTCTGCAAAAGCGTCCCCTCGGACTGCTGCTGGGGCTGGCAACAGCTGCTGTGTTGCTGATAGCGCCGCTCCCAATCGCTGAGGACGGACGAATCTGCCTTGCAATCTCGCTTTGCGTGATCGTCTGGTGGGGCTTTGAGGTGATGCCGGTCGGGCTTTCCTCCTGTGCGCTGCTGATGGGGTACTCTCTCTTTTTAAACTCCGAAACCGTACAGCCCCAACTGATTTTCAAGTTCTGGACCATGCCGATGGCCTATATGGTTCTGAGCGGTTTCCTGATCGCGGGCGCGATCAAGCACTCGGGGATCGGCAGGCGGCTGGCACTCATTTTCATTTCAAAATTTGTAAAGAACTATGACCAGATTATCTTTGCCTGCTATATCCTCAGCTATCTTTTGAGCCTCATCATCCCGCAGTCGTTTGCAAGGGCGTTTCTCATCATGTCGGTCATGTCCTTCATCATCGAGAAGACCGATATGGAAAAAAAGTACGCCATCAACATCGGCCTTGCGGTTTTCGCCGCGCAAAACGGCGCGGGGCTCCTGTTTATGACCGGTGACAGCTCGATCAACATGCTTCTTCTGAATCTGATCCCCGAGGCGGTGCGCCCAGGCTGGCTCGACTGGCTCTGGATCATGCTGGTGCCCGCGCTGCTGCTGGGTGTTCTGACCTGCGGGATGCAGATGCTACTCGTGCGCGGTCCAAAGAACCTATGCATCGATGTGCAACTCGCCCGGCGGGAACTGGAGACGATGGGACCGCTCTCCATAAAGGAGAAAAAGACCCTCTTCTGGCTCGCGGTGGCGGTTATATTGTGGATGACCGACAGCATCCACCATGTCGACGTGGGCTGGGTGAGTTTGGCAGTCGCGGTTCTGATGGCGATGCCAGTGATCGGGGACGTCATCGAGCAGCGGGACATCGCCGAGATCAATCTCGGTACGCTGCTCTTCCTGAACGCCAGCATGGCGATTGGAATGGTGGGCGGCGCGACAGGGATGAACCAGTTTCTGGCCGACCTGCTCTGTCCAAAGGAGATTTCCGGTGGCGTGATGGGTCTTATGCTGGTGGTCGTGCTGGTCTGTTTCGGCCTGCACTTCTTGCTCGGGAGCGTCACCGCGGTCATCACCCTCGCGCTTCCCGCCCTCTTCATCGTGGCCGAGCCGATGGGAGTGGGTATTGTGCCGGTAGCCTTCGCGGTCTATCTCGCAACGATCGGCCAGTGGTTCTTTCCCTATCAAAACATCTCGCTCACCATCGGAATGGGGGAGAATGCGGGGATGTACTCGGTGAAGGAAGTGGCGAAATTAGGTTTTGCGTTCACCATCCCGGCGGCTGCGGTTGTGCTGATTTCAGCCGCCTGGTGGATGATTATCGGTATCGTTTGA
- a CDS encoding ABC transporter substrate-binding protein codes for MKRTFTSILAGILAATMLLSGCSGNGGSSSGGGNTAQPGANASAEGASARTDLNMVMTTDLNTLDPHNSNAIFESKVIRNLFDALVEVDDETKEIVPALAESWEIAPDGESVTFKLRSGVKFHNGEDLKASDVKFSFERAIEAPKVRSYSFAMKSMDVVDDSTVKLNLNYPYGSILSMVAKIYIVSEKAVTDLGDEFGRKPVGTGAYSLVEWEPAQQIVLKANDGYFNGAPALKDMVIKLIVDSNTAFIALETGDVDFYPEAVPVDVEQAKTNEKLTVLEDVANSFYFITFNNKTISDEKVRQAISYAVDVNTMNTIGFEGKGTLAQMPLKPGAEGYTEDVKVYDYNPDEAKKLLSEAGYSEGQLSLRLVFIESSTNKKMSQVMQEELANVGINLVLEPLESGTYYTQIATGDYDMLISGQGYDPTNTDRTFFRLFHTEGDYNYCKYSNPKVDELLNTARVESDRAKRDEIYKEVIGIVRDEAVYLPLYYKAATLVYDKNLQGVKIKDDSMYDFADFHW; via the coding sequence ATGAAAAGAACATTTACGAGCATTCTCGCAGGGATTCTTGCGGCAACCATGCTGCTTTCCGGCTGTTCCGGCAACGGCGGCAGCTCATCCGGCGGGGGAAACACGGCCCAGCCGGGCGCGAACGCGTCCGCCGAGGGCGCTTCGGCGCGCACCGACCTCAACATGGTCATGACGACCGACCTCAACACCCTTGATCCGCACAATTCCAATGCGATTTTTGAATCGAAGGTCATCCGCAACCTCTTCGACGCGCTGGTCGAGGTGGACGACGAGACCAAGGAGATCGTTCCTGCCCTGGCTGAGAGCTGGGAGATCGCGCCGGACGGCGAATCGGTCACCTTTAAACTGCGCAGCGGCGTCAAGTTTCACAACGGCGAGGACCTGAAGGCCAGCGACGTCAAATTTTCTTTTGAGCGCGCAATCGAGGCGCCGAAGGTCCGCAGCTACTCGTTTGCGATGAAGAGCATGGACGTGGTGGACGACAGCACGGTCAAGCTCAATCTCAACTACCCCTACGGCAGCATCCTTTCGATGGTCGCGAAGATTTACATCGTGAGCGAGAAGGCCGTCACCGATCTTGGTGATGAATTCGGCCGCAAACCGGTCGGCACCGGCGCCTACAGCCTGGTTGAGTGGGAACCCGCGCAGCAGATCGTGCTCAAGGCGAACGACGGTTATTTTAACGGCGCGCCCGCGCTCAAGGATATGGTCATCAAGCTGATCGTCGACTCGAACACCGCTTTCATCGCGCTTGAGACCGGCGACGTGGATTTCTATCCCGAAGCGGTCCCGGTCGACGTCGAGCAGGCCAAGACCAACGAAAAGCTCACCGTCCTCGAGGACGTAGCGAACAGCTTCTACTTTATCACCTTTAATAACAAGACAATCTCCGATGAGAAGGTTCGCCAAGCGATCAGCTATGCGGTCGATGTCAACACGATGAACACGATCGGCTTCGAAGGCAAGGGAACCCTCGCGCAGATGCCGCTCAAACCCGGCGCCGAGGGCTACACCGAGGACGTCAAGGTCTATGATTACAACCCCGATGAGGCGAAGAAACTGCTCTCCGAAGCCGGCTATTCCGAAGGGCAGCTCAGCCTGCGCCTGGTCTTTATCGAGAGCAGCACCAACAAGAAGATGAGCCAGGTCATGCAGGAGGAGCTCGCGAACGTGGGGATCAACCTCGTGCTCGAGCCGCTCGAATCCGGCACCTACTACACCCAGATCGCCACCGGCGACTACGACATGCTCATCTCCGGACAGGGCTACGACCCGACCAACACCGACCGCACCTTCTTCCGGCTCTTCCACACCGAGGGAGACTACAACTACTGCAAATATTCGAACCCGAAGGTCGACGAGCTTCTGAACACGGCGCGCGTCGAAAGCGACCGTGCGAAACGCGATGAAATCTACAAAGAAGTCATCGGAATTGTGCGCGACGAAGCGGTCTACCTGCCGCTCTACTACAAGGCGGCGACCCTTGTCTACGACAAAAATCTGCAGGGCGTCAAGATCAAAGACGACTCGATGTATGACTTCGCGGATTTCCACTGGTAA
- a CDS encoding ABC transporter permease: MYRYVIKRLLLLIPILLCVSFVVFFILDLTPGDPARLILGEDASEETVAELREEMGLNDPFLVRYVNYVVDALHGDFGQSYRTNQDVVTEIMARFPTSIKLSVFGVLLTVVFGIPIGILAAVKQYSAMDMVSTITAMFMAAIPGFWLGLILILIFSLHLNWLPPNGADSLKNFILPSITIALPFIASIMRMTRSTMLETIRQDYIRTARSKGAEEKVVIWKHALRNALLPIITMLGTNLSILLGGTMIVETVFSMPGLGTLIVTSIRSKDIPQIMAAILFLSIMSCVIMLIVDLVYAYVDPRIKARYER; the protein is encoded by the coding sequence ATGTACAGATATGTGATAAAAAGACTTCTGCTGCTGATCCCGATTCTGCTCTGCGTGAGCTTTGTGGTCTTTTTCATCCTTGACCTGACCCCCGGCGATCCGGCGCGTCTGATCCTTGGCGAGGATGCCTCCGAGGAAACGGTAGCGGAACTGCGGGAAGAAATGGGGCTGAACGACCCGTTCTTGGTTCGCTATGTAAACTACGTCGTCGACGCACTGCACGGGGATTTCGGCCAGTCCTACCGGACCAACCAGGATGTCGTCACCGAAATCATGGCGCGGTTTCCAACCTCGATCAAATTGTCGGTGTTTGGGGTGCTGCTGACCGTCGTGTTCGGTATCCCAATTGGGATTCTGGCTGCGGTCAAACAGTATTCCGCCATGGATATGGTGAGCACCATCACGGCCATGTTCATGGCGGCGATCCCGGGGTTCTGGCTGGGGCTGATACTGATTTTAATATTTTCGCTGCATCTCAACTGGCTGCCGCCGAACGGGGCGGACAGCCTGAAAAACTTTATCCTGCCCTCGATCACAATCGCATTGCCGTTCATCGCGAGCATCATGCGCATGACCCGCTCGACCATGCTCGAGACGATCCGGCAGGACTACATCCGCACTGCGCGCTCAAAAGGCGCGGAGGAGAAGGTGGTCATCTGGAAGCATGCGCTGAGAAACGCTTTGCTGCCGATCATCACCATGCTGGGCACCAACCTGAGCATCCTGCTGGGCGGCACGATGATCGTGGAGACGGTCTTTTCGATGCCGGGGCTTGGTACCCTCATCGTCACCTCGATCCGTTCCAAGGACATCCCCCAGATCATGGCCGCGATTCTGTTTCTTTCGATCATGTCCTGCGTCATCATGCTGATCGTGGATCTGGTGTACGCGTACGTGGACCCGAGAATTAAAGCCAGATACGAACGGTAA
- a CDS encoding ABC transporter permease, producing MAKPKKKSKALEIWKRFRKNKAAMIGLVLILIFAFFAIFANFICDYETLAIKQNAAIRLQPPSAEHIFGTDAYGRDLFARVVHGSRVSLSIGFISTFFSLVVGGFLGAAAGYYGGKADMLIMRGMDVLASIPQMLLALAVVAALGADLKNLIIAVTVGSIPGFTRVVKSAVLTTVGQDFIEAARACGTSDFRIICKHVIPNAIGPIIVQATMSVAKMIILAAGLSFIGMGVAAPTPEWGSMLSEGREYMRYSAYLVLFPGLAIVFSALSLNLIGDGLRDSLDPRLKN from the coding sequence ATGGCAAAACCGAAAAAAAAGAGCAAGGCGCTGGAGATTTGGAAACGGTTTCGCAAGAACAAGGCCGCGATGATCGGTCTGGTGCTGATTCTTATTTTTGCATTCTTCGCAATTTTTGCAAACTTCATCTGCGACTATGAAACGCTGGCCATCAAGCAGAACGCGGCCATCCGGCTGCAGCCGCCGAGCGCCGAGCACATTTTCGGCACCGATGCCTACGGGCGGGACCTGTTTGCGCGGGTGGTGCACGGAAGCCGTGTCTCGCTCTCGATCGGCTTCATCTCGACCTTCTTTTCGCTGGTGGTCGGGGGCTTTCTGGGCGCTGCCGCAGGCTACTACGGCGGCAAGGCGGATATGCTCATCATGCGCGGCATGGACGTGCTCGCGAGCATCCCGCAGATGCTGCTGGCGCTGGCCGTGGTGGCCGCGCTGGGCGCGGACCTCAAAAACCTCATCATCGCGGTCACGGTGGGCTCGATCCCGGGCTTCACCCGGGTGGTGAAGTCGGCGGTGCTTACAACGGTGGGGCAGGACTTCATCGAGGCGGCGCGCGCCTGCGGAACGAGCGATTTTCGGATCATCTGCAAGCACGTCATCCCGAACGCCATTGGGCCGATCATCGTACAGGCGACCATGTCGGTGGCCAAAATGATTATCCTTGCGGCGGGCCTCAGCTTTATCGGCATGGGCGTCGCGGCTCCAACCCCTGAATGGGGCTCGATGCTTTCGGAGGGGCGCGAATACATGCGGTATTCGGCCTATCTTGTGCTTTTCCCGGGGCTTGCGATCGTCTTTTCCGCCCTGTCGCTCAACCTGATTGGCGACGGCCTGCGGGATTCCCTTGATCCCCGTCTGAAGAATTAA
- a CDS encoding ABC transporter ATP-binding protein, whose amino-acid sequence MSDKLLEIQDLEVIYQTDEETVYAVNGIDLSIGRGETLGLVGETGAGKTTTALSILRLLPFRVGKIVKGKILFDKKDLLAESDEGMRAIRGEKISMIFQDPMTSLNPIMRVGEQIAENLQFHNNDNKTPEQIEQRVEEILELVGIPAKRKNEYPHQFSGGMKQRVVIAIALACEPQLLIADEPTTALDVTIQAQVLAMMYELKQKLGTSMILITHDLGIVAETCDYVAIMYAGEIIEYGTVEDIYNGDIHHPYTVGLFNAIPNLTSETKRLSPIAGLMPDPTDLPAGCKFCPRCPKKMPVCETERPEDYCRDGHVVKCHLYK is encoded by the coding sequence ATGAGTGATAAACTTTTGGAAATTCAAGATCTCGAAGTGATCTATCAGACGGACGAGGAGACGGTGTACGCGGTCAATGGGATTGACCTTTCGATCGGCCGCGGGGAGACGCTCGGGCTGGTCGGGGAGACCGGCGCGGGCAAGACCACCACCGCGCTCTCGATCCTGCGGCTGCTGCCGTTTCGGGTCGGGAAGATTGTGAAGGGGAAGATCCTGTTTGACAAAAAGGACCTGCTCGCGGAATCCGATGAGGGGATGCGTGCGATCCGCGGGGAAAAGATATCGATGATCTTCCAGGACCCGATGACCAGCCTCAACCCGATCATGCGGGTGGGCGAACAGATCGCGGAGAACCTCCAGTTCCACAATAACGACAACAAGACTCCCGAACAGATTGAACAGCGGGTGGAGGAGATTCTCGAATTGGTGGGTATTCCCGCCAAGCGCAAAAACGAGTATCCCCACCAGTTTTCCGGCGGGATGAAACAGCGGGTGGTGATCGCGATCGCGCTGGCCTGCGAACCGCAGCTGCTCATCGCGGACGAACCGACCACCGCCCTCGATGTGACCATCCAGGCACAGGTTCTGGCGATGATGTACGAGCTCAAGCAGAAGCTCGGGACCTCGATGATCCTCATCACCCACGATTTGGGGATTGTGGCCGAAACCTGCGACTACGTGGCAATCATGTACGCGGGGGAGATCATCGAATACGGCACGGTGGAGGACATCTATAACGGGGATATCCACCACCCCTATACGGTGGGGCTTTTTAATGCCATCCCCAACCTTACATCCGAGACCAAACGGCTCAGCCCAATCGCGGGCCTGATGCCCGACCCCACCGACCTGCCGGCAGGCTGCAAATTCTGCCCGCGCTGCCCCAAGAAGATGCCGGTCTGCGAGACCGAGCGCCCGGAGGACTACTGCCGCGACGGCCACGTCGTGAAGTGTCATCTCTATAAGTAG
- a CDS encoding ABC transporter ATP-binding protein: MQEVLLKIVNLKKYFDVKNGMLHAVDDVNLSINRGETLGVVGESGCGKSTLGRTILRLTEPTAGQVLFEGKDIVKLGKGEMRDLRTQMQLIFQDPYASLNPRLSVAELISEPMIVTKCCKRDEIYGRVRKLMDTVGLAERLENAYPHELDGGRRQRIGIARALAVNPKFIVCDEPVSALDVSIQAQILNLLMDLQDELGLTYMFITHDLSVVKHISNNIAVMYLGQCVELANVRALFQNPIHPYTRALLDAIPIPVVNREKRNREIIHGEVTSPINPHPGCRFAARCKYATEECTRENIPLRDRGDGHMAACIKF, from the coding sequence ATGCAAGAGGTTTTATTGAAGATCGTCAACCTGAAAAAATATTTCGATGTCAAAAACGGGATGCTTCACGCTGTGGACGACGTCAACCTCTCAATCAACCGGGGCGAGACGCTCGGGGTGGTCGGCGAGTCCGGCTGCGGCAAATCCACTCTGGGGCGCACCATCCTGCGGCTGACCGAACCGACGGCCGGACAGGTCCTCTTTGAAGGAAAGGACATCGTGAAGCTGGGCAAAGGGGAGATGCGCGACCTGCGCACCCAGATGCAGCTCATCTTCCAGGACCCGTACGCGAGCCTCAACCCGCGGCTCTCGGTGGCCGAGCTCATTTCCGAGCCGATGATCGTCACCAAATGCTGCAAGCGGGACGAGATCTATGGGCGGGTGCGCAAGCTGATGGATACGGTGGGGCTGGCCGAGCGGCTGGAGAACGCCTATCCGCACGAACTCGACGGCGGCCGCCGCCAGCGCATCGGCATTGCTCGCGCGCTGGCGGTGAATCCCAAATTCATCGTCTGCGACGAGCCGGTTTCGGCGCTTGACGTCTCGATCCAGGCCCAGATTTTAAACCTGCTGATGGACCTGCAGGACGAATTGGGACTCACCTACATGTTCATCACGCACGATCTCTCGGTAGTCAAGCACATCTCGAACAATATCGCGGTCATGTACCTGGGTCAGTGCGTCGAGCTTGCAAACGTCCGCGCGCTCTTCCAAAATCCGATCCATCCGTACACCCGCGCGCTGCTCGACGCGATCCCCATCCCGGTCGTCAACCGGGAGAAGCGCAACCGGGAGATCATCCACGGAGAGGTCACCAGCCCCATCAACCCGCATCCGGGCTGCCGGTTCGCCGCCCGCTGCAAGTACGCGACCGAGGAGTGCACCCGGGAAAACATCCCGCTGCGCGACCGCGGGGATGGGCATATGGCGGCCTGCATCAAATTTTAA
- a CDS encoding M20 metallopeptidase family protein produces the protein MDYIKLAQKYNDRVVELRRDIHMHPELSLEEFRTAELVAKELRALGMEVHTGVGKTGVVGLLRGAKEGRTIALRADMDALPIQEENDLPFKSVYPGKMHACGHDVHTAVLLGAAMALTEIKDQLNGTVKFIFQPAEENAPNGGAKQMITEGVLEDPKVDAIVGLHILPFVKSGVISLKKGELLASADQFEIRITGRGCHAASPHLGVDAVTVGAHLVTTLQSVVSRMTDPMEPAVLNVGVLEAGGRENVLAQSAVLKGTCRVFNPKTRENLKARMQQVMEGVCAAFGATGEFLYTYGYPPLLSDPELTQFCSDAATELFGPDGVVVKPKPAMGGEDFAYYTEVIPGAFISLGTGRAEGPNAPMHSPRLMVEEGSFVNGVSFMTKVAVDYLNRP, from the coding sequence ATGGACTACATCAAACTGGCGCAGAAGTATAACGACCGGGTAGTAGAGCTCCGCCGAGACATCCACATGCATCCCGAGCTTTCGCTGGAGGAGTTCCGCACGGCCGAACTGGTGGCAAAGGAGCTGCGCGCGCTCGGCATGGAGGTCCATACCGGCGTGGGCAAGACCGGCGTGGTCGGGCTGCTTAGAGGCGCGAAGGAGGGCAGGACCATCGCCCTGCGCGCCGACATGGACGCCCTGCCGATCCAGGAGGAGAACGACCTGCCCTTCAAGTCGGTCTATCCGGGCAAGATGCACGCCTGTGGGCACGATGTGCACACAGCGGTGCTGCTGGGCGCCGCGATGGCGCTCACCGAGATCAAGGATCAACTGAACGGCACGGTCAAATTCATCTTCCAGCCGGCCGAGGAAAACGCCCCGAACGGCGGGGCGAAGCAGATGATCACGGAGGGGGTGCTCGAGGACCCGAAGGTCGATGCGATTGTCGGGCTGCACATCCTGCCGTTTGTCAAAAGCGGGGTCATCTCGCTCAAAAAGGGGGAACTGCTCGCAAGCGCCGACCAGTTTGAGATCCGTATCACCGGCAGGGGCTGCCATGCGGCCAGTCCGCATCTCGGGGTGGATGCGGTTACGGTGGGCGCGCACCTCGTCACCACGCTGCAGAGCGTGGTCAGCCGCATGACCGATCCGATGGAACCAGCGGTGCTCAATGTGGGTGTCCTCGAAGCGGGCGGCAGGGAAAACGTCCTTGCCCAGAGCGCCGTGCTCAAAGGGACCTGCCGCGTTTTCAACCCAAAGACCCGCGAGAACCTCAAAGCGCGCATGCAGCAGGTGATGGAGGGAGTCTGCGCCGCGTTTGGCGCGACTGGAGAGTTTCTTTACACCTACGGCTATCCGCCGTTGCTGAGCGATCCGGAACTCACCCAGTTCTGTTCGGATGCGGCCACCGAGCTTTTTGGCCCCGATGGGGTCGTGGTGAAGCCAAAGCCCGCGATGGGCGGCGAGGACTTTGCCTATTATACCGAGGTGATCCCGGGCGCGTTCATCTCGCTCGGTACCGGCAGGGCAGAGGGCCCGAACGCCCCCATGCACAGTCCGCGTCTCATGGTGGAGGAGGGTTCCTTTGTGAACGGTGTGAGCTTTATGACCAAGGTGGCGGTCGACTACCTGAACCGTCCGTGA
- a CDS encoding M24 family metallopeptidase, whose product MEQQRLEKLCGLMRERGIDQMVITSPANLYYLTGKFTQPMERLLALVVDRDGNAVYYANKIFLIDQSIGAEVVTFSDTDDGMAPLAKGVRETGTVAIDKNWTARFLLQLIERRPRVRYLHDCTILEELRMVKDLREIEALRQASRISDKVLAALHDRITDGMAERDVYRISQDLYTCEGGTNGGAMVQFGKNSADPHSMSGPTVVQPGDSIVIDTGVNYRRYRSDMTRTVFFRGVPPELEKAYGIVLAANRAGVAAVRPGAPLHTVDDAARGLITEAGYGPRFIHRTGHSIGLDMHEPPDVSAGTPVVMQPGMVFSVEPGIYLPGLGGVRIEDLVLVTEDGCEVLNRLDRALRVLD is encoded by the coding sequence ATGGAACAGCAGCGGCTGGAGAAGCTCTGTGGACTGATGCGGGAACGTGGGATCGACCAAATGGTCATCACTTCCCCCGCCAATCTCTATTATCTGACCGGAAAATTCACCCAGCCAATGGAACGGCTGTTGGCGCTGGTGGTAGACCGGGATGGAAACGCCGTCTACTATGCAAATAAAATCTTTTTGATCGACCAGTCGATCGGCGCCGAAGTTGTGACCTTTTCGGACACCGACGACGGGATGGCCCCGCTCGCCAAAGGCGTGCGGGAGACGGGAACGGTCGCGATCGACAAGAACTGGACGGCGCGCTTTTTGCTGCAGCTCATCGAGCGGCGTCCGCGTGTCAGGTATCTGCACGACTGCACCATTCTCGAAGAGCTGCGCATGGTGAAGGATCTGCGCGAAATCGAGGCGCTCCGGCAGGCTTCGCGTATTTCGGACAAGGTGCTCGCGGCGCTGCACGACCGCATCACCGATGGAATGGCTGAACGGGACGTTTACCGCATCTCGCAGGATCTCTATACCTGTGAAGGCGGGACGAACGGCGGCGCGATGGTGCAGTTCGGCAAAAACAGCGCCGATCCGCACAGCATGTCCGGCCCTACTGTGGTTCAGCCGGGGGACAGCATCGTGATCGACACCGGCGTGAATTATCGGCGTTACCGTTCGGATATGACCCGGACCGTCTTTTTCCGCGGCGTGCCGCCTGAGCTCGAGAAGGCCTACGGGATCGTCCTAGCGGCCAATCGCGCCGGAGTCGCGGCCGTACGGCCGGGAGCCCCGCTGCACACGGTGGATGACGCGGCCCGTGGTCTCATCACCGAGGCGGGATACGGCCCCCGGTTTATCCACCGTACCGGCCACAGCATCGGTCTCGATATGCATGAACCGCCTGATGTTTCCGCCGGTACGCCGGTGGTGATGCAACCGGGGATGGTCTTTTCAGTTGAGCCGGGCATCTATCTGCCAGGGCTTGGCGGGGTGCGGATCGAGGATCTCGTGCTGGTCACAGAGGACGGCTGTGAGGTGCTCAACCGCTTGGACCGCGCGTTGCGGGTGCTGGACTGA